A genomic window from Nicotiana sylvestris chromosome 11, ASM39365v2, whole genome shotgun sequence includes:
- the LOC138881309 gene encoding uncharacterized protein — protein sequence MPGYAKFMKDLVTKKCSMDCKTIKMTHQVSAIVHSMAPKLEDPSAFTIPCTIESADFAKALCDLGASINLMPYSVFKTLGIGQPKPTSMRLQMADQSMKRPLGIIDDVLVQVNKFILLADFVILDCEVDYEVPLILGRPFLATGKALIIIEADLVTVVIVDDTSAMINVKDPLEAVLLNLDVNDDACRVECMNSLHRMGSYSYEPRKLSLDLENRKTPPTKPSIEEPPVLELKPLPPHLRLRLLWRWFKGEKGQLDGLRLTFGE from the exons atgccgggatatgcaaaattcatgaaagacttggtcacaaagaagtgTTCTATGGATTgtaaaactataaagatgactcaccaagttagtgctatagtgcattcaatggccccgaagcttgaagatcccagtGCTTTTACCATTCCATGCACCATTgagagtgcggattttgccaaggctttatgtgacttgggagctagtatcaatctGATGCCTTACTCAGTCTTCAAAACTTTAGGTATTGGGCAACCTAAACcgacttccatgaggttacaaatggcagatcaatcgatgaagcgacctttgggcattattgatgacgtgCTTGTCCAGGTGAACAAATTCATATTGCtggccgactttgtgattttggattgtgaagtggactatgaggtcccTCTCATTCTAGGGAGGCCTTTCCTTGCCACGGGGAAGGCGTTGATTATtattgaagcgg accttgtcacagttgtgattgtggatgacaccagtgctatgatcaacgtaAAGGACccccttgaggccgtgctattgaatcttgatgtcaatgatgatgcatGCAGAGTGGAGTGCATGAATTCCTTACATAGGATGGGCTCTTATtcctatgagcctagaaaattgtctttggatcttgaaaaccggaaaactccaccaacaaaaccatcaattgaggagccaccagtgttGGAATTGAAACcgctgcctccacacctcag gttaagGCTACTTTGGCGGTGGTTCAAAGgcgaaaaagggcaattggatggacttcgGCTAACAtttggggaataa
- the LOC138881310 gene encoding uncharacterized mitochondrial protein AtMg00810-like, with product MYDYSLFYKKISKSTTYVAVYVDDVILIGTNKKEIEELKAFLHDSFKIKDLGKLHYFLGLEILYKADGVVISQRKFVLDLLKKYNYMVYSSLPHHLIQW from the coding sequence ATGTATGATTACTCACTTTTCTACAAGAAGATATCTAAGTCAACAACATATGTGgcagtatatgtagatgatgtgatcttGATAGGAACAAATAAAAAGGAGATAGAGGAGCTGAAGGCATTCCTACATGACAGCTTCAAGATCAAAGACTTGGGAAAACTACATTATTTTCTGGGGCTAGAGATACTCTATAAGGCTGATGGAGTTGTAATCTCACAAAGAAAGTTTGTGCTTGATCTGCTAAAGAAGTACAACTATATGGTTTACAGTAGCCTTCCTCACCACTTGATCCAATGGTGA